In Kangiella koreensis DSM 16069, the DNA window CTTCGCGGGAGTGACAGCTATGATTAAGTAGTAGAGATTTCAACCAAATCCATCAAACACAATCGTGTGGAAACTTATGAACACAAATTACAGAAAGAAACTTGAAGGCACTAACTTAGATTACTTCGATACGCGTGAGGCGGTTGAAGCCATTCTACCGGGTGCCTACGATAAACTTCCTTACACCTCAAAAGTGCTTGCAGAAAATTTGGTGCGTCGCTGTGATCCTGAATCACTGACTGACTCACTGAAGCAAATCATTGAGCGTAAGCGTGATCTGGATTTTCCATGGTTTCCTGCACGCGTAGTGTGCCACGATATTCTAGGACAAACCGCGTTTGTGGATTTGGCGGGTTTACGCGATGCCATCGCGGAGAAGGGCGGTGATCCTTCGAAAGTAAATCCAGTTGTTCCAACGCAATTAATTGTCGATCACTCATTGGCGGTTGAACATGCCGGCTATGAGAAAGATGCATTCGAAAAGAACCGCGCCATTGAAGAACGCCGTAACGAAGATCGTTTCCACTTTATCAACTGGTGTAAGACTGCCTTTGAAAACGTTAACGTGGTACCGCCTGGTAACGGCATTATGCACCAGATCAATTTAGAGCGTATGTCGCCAGTGATTGAGTCGCGCAATGGTGTGGCTTTCCCGGATACTTTAGTTGGTACAGACAGCCACACACCAATGGTTGATGCCTTGGGTGTTATCGCTGTGGGTGTCGGCGGTCTCGAAGCCGAGAGCGTGATGTTAGGACGTGCCTCATACATGCGCCTACCCGACATTATTGGTGTTGAGTTAACCGGCAAGCCGCAACCCGGAATCACCAGTACCGATATCGTGCTGGCTATTACCGAATTTTTGCGTAATGAGCGCGTTGTATCTTCATACCTTGAGTTCTTCGGCGAAGGTGCTTCGCATCTGACGCTAGGCGACCGCGCAACCATTTCTAATATGACACCAGAATTTGGCGCAACCGCCGCTATGTTCTATATCGATCAACAAACCATTGATTACTTAACCTTAACCGGTCGTGATGATGAGAACGTTAAGCTGGTTGAAACCTACGCCAAGCAAACAGGCCTATGGGCAGATGGTTTAACCGGTGCCGAATATGAACGTGTGTTGACCTTTGATTTGTCTTCGGTTGGTCGCAACATTGCAGGCCCTTCGAATCCACATGCACGAGTTTCAACTGCAGACTTGGCCAGCAAAGGTATTGCGAAACATATAGAAACCGAAGAAGGCAAAATGCCTGATGGTGCCTGTATTATCGCTGCCATCACCAGCTGTACCAATACCAGTAATCCGCGCAACATGATTGCCGCTGGTTTGATCGCGCGTAACGCAAACAAACTAGGCTTAACGCGTAAGCCATGGGTTAAAACCTCATTAGCACCAGGCTCAAAAGCAGTAACCATGTATCTTGAAGAATCCAAATTGCTTCCTGAACTTGAGAATCTTGGTTTTGGTGTGGTTGGTTATGCCTGTACTTCTTGTAACGGCATGAGTGGCGCGCTTGATCCAAAAATTAAGCAAGAAATCGAAGAGCGTGATTTGTATTCGACCGCAGTATTGTCAGGTAACCGTAACTTTGATGGCCGTATTCATCCGCACGCCGATCAGGCCTTCCTCGCATCTCCGCCATTAGTCGTTGCTTATGCCATTGCCGGAACCATTCGCTTTGACATTGAAAAAGATGTTCTGGGAACTGACAAAGACGGCAACCCAGTTACATTGAAAGACATCTGGCCAACCGATGAAGAAATTGATTCAGTGATTGCCGCCAGTGTTAAACCTCAACAGTTCCGCGATGTTTACGAGCCAATGTTTAACGTGAAAGTAGACATGGGCGAGACAACCAATCCATTGTATGACTGGCGCGAAATGAGTACCTACATCCGTCGTCCTCCTTATTGGGAAGGCGCATTGGCGGGCGAGCGCACCATGAAAGATATGCGTGCTTTAGCGGTATTGGGCGATAACATCACAACCGATCACCTGTCACCGTCAAACGCAATTCAAAAATCCAGTGCAGCCGGTGCCTATCTCGACAAGATGGGGGTACCTGAAGAAGATTATAATTCTTATGCCACTCACCGAGGCGACCACCTCACCGCACAGCGCGCGACTTTCGCCAACCCGAAACTGTTGAACGAAATGGTTCGCAACGAAGATGGTTCCATCAAACAAGGTTCGCTGGCGCGTCTTGAACCAGAAGGTACAGAAATGCGCATGTGGGAAACCATAGAAACCTACATGGAACGCAAGCAGCCATTAATAATCGTCGCTGGCGCTGATTATGGCCAAGGCTCATCGCGCGACTGGGCAGCGAAAGGTGTTCGACTAGCAGGCGTTGAAGTGATTGCCGCCGAAGGCTTTGAACGAATTCACCGCACCAACTTAATCGGCATGGGCGTATTACCGCTTCAATTTGAACAAGGCACCACACGCAAAACCTTAAACATCGACGGTACAGAAACATTCGATGTTAAAGGTGATATTGCGCCAGGCGCGACCATGACCTTAGTGATTAAACGCAAAACCGGTGAAACCGTTGAAGTCCCCATGTTGTGTCGCCTGGATACTGCTGAAGAAGTGTCTATTTATGAGGCTGGTGGCGTATTGCAGCGATTCGCCCAAGATTTCCTGAGTGGCAATGCTTAAGCTCTGTCACCCCGCGGTTTAAAAATGTATCGGGCGCACACACAGGTGCGCCCCTACCATGTAGAGATGTAAAACCTTGAAGACGCTTTGCTCCTTCGAGGCTACGACAGAACCATTAAGCTTGTCATTCCCGCGTAGGCGGGAATCTACTATTTGCTCTGTCATCCCGTGGTGGCTTGCGTTGTCTCGGTAGTAAGACAAAACAAACAGGCATGTCATTCTGACGAAAGTCAGAATCTGCTCTTGGGAAAATAAATCGGGCGCACACATAGGTGCGCCCCTACCAAACTAATAAGATAAGGTGTCATGATGCCTAACAAGTTTCCTCCACAGATCAAAATCCCAGCCATCTACATGCGTGGTGGCACCAGTAAAGGTGTTTTCTTTAACCTGATCGACTTACCCGAAGCAGCGCAGGTTCCGGGCGAAGCACGCGACAAATTATTACTCCGCGTTGTCGGTAGTCCAGATCCATACGGCAAACATACCGATGGCATGGGTGGTGCAACATCCAGCACTAGTAAAACGGTCATTCTGTCGAAAAGCACTAAAGCTGATCACGATGTGGATTATCTATTCGGTCAGGTCTCAATCGACAAGCCATTCGTCGACTGGAGTGGCAACTGCGGAAACTTAACCGCGGCAGTTGGCTCATTCGCAATCAGCAGCGGACTGGTTGATTCAAGCCGTATTCCAGACAATGGCGTTGCGGTCGTTCGCATCTGGCAAGCCAATATCGAAAAGACGATTGTTGCTCATGTGCCAATCACCAATGGCGAAGTACAGGAAACGGGTGACTTTGAATTGGATGGCGTCACTTTCCCAGCAGCCGAAGTTAAAGTGGAATTCATGGATCCCGCTGATGGCGAAGGCTCCATGTTCCCGACGGGAAATTTAGTCGATGATTTAGAAGTACCTGGTATAGGCACCTTAAAAGCGACCATGATTAACGCCGGTATCCCAACCATCTTCCTTAACGCCAACGAAGTGAACTACAACGGTACAGAGCTACAAGAAGCGATCAATAACGATGGCAAAGCCTTACTGATGTTTGAACTCATTCGTGCCCATGGCGCAGTTAAGATGGGTTTAATCAAAGACATCGAAGAAGCCGCCAATCGTCAACACACGCCGAAAGTCGCTTTCGTTGCACCGCCAGCAGATTACGTATCTTCCAGCGGTAAGCAAATCAAAGCCAGCAACATTGACCTTAATGTTCGTGCCTTATCCATGGGTAAACTACACCACGCCATGATGGGCACCGCCGCCGTCGCCATCGCCACCGCAGCAACCATTCCAGGCACATTAGTCAATCTAGCCGCCGGCGGAGGAGATCGCCAAGGCGTCATCTTTGGACACCCATCAGGCACGCTTAAAGTTGGCGCAGAAACCCAAAAGCAAGGCAACGACTGGCTCGCCAAAAAAGTCATCATGAGCCGTAGTGCACGAGTCTTAATGGAAGGCTGGGTAAAAGTGCCAGGTGATTGTTTTTAGAAATAGAAATAGGAACAGAAACAGGGATGACATATGTCGATTGAAGAGTTAGCAGCAGTATTTGGAATAGGGATATTCCTACTGGTTTCTGTCTTTGCATTAAGACTGATGGCTAACTTTTTAAAAAAGCCAGCAAAAGCATTTAAAGAATATGCCGATGAAAGCTTAAACAACTACAAACATTGGCAACGAACGACAGGCTTCATTCAAAGCACAGAAGTTAAGACAGAGCATAGCCCTTCTAATACGATTAGTATCACATCTTACAAACCCCATATCGAATACACCTATGAGATTGATGGTAAAAGCTATCACGGCCAGCAATTGGCTCTGGTTCTGATAAACCAATCTACTCACAAAGAAGCTGAAGAGTTTCTACAGCAATATCAGGTGGGTAAGCCTGTGATAATCTACTACGATCCAGATGCACCTCATGCATCATCAATATTTATAAAGTTATCCATTCCTTTAAATAAACAAAAAAGGGGACCCTTATATTTTGATGGGGTTTTGAAGGATAAGTAATCTACAAGAAGGTCAGCCTGAAAGAAGCTATTAGGTTTTCCTTTAGGATACCTCGATTACGTTAAAGTTAATCGAGGCTACGGAACTGGAACCTCTTTGCTCCTGCATAATTTCCACTTATACTGCTGTTATTGAATAATTATAGGCAACGCAAACTTCTAATAAGGAAAACACATGAAGAATATTAAAAACCTAATCGTATTAATCTTTTTTTTCTTGACAATAGTGATTTCAGGCTCGCTGCGAGCCAATGACGTTGAAACTATTGTAGTTACAGGGTCAAGAATCGATTGGTATGACTCACCAGCTGTAACATTAGTTAAACCTGCTGATTATTTAGTGCAGCAAGTTAAGTTACTTAATGATTCCAGGGATCAAACGTTGCGTGAAAAGGAGCTTACCAGTACAGTAAAGGATATTCTTAAAAGTGCAAATAAAAGTAAGCTAATTGAGTTAGGTGTGGGTAAAGAAATCGTTTATCCAATTACGTTAGATGATTTGCAATTGGATTTTGAAAAGGGAGAGCGCACGGATACTTCTGTTGTTAACTTATACATTAAGACGCCAATCAATAATAAAAATCAAGTTGAAAAGTTAGTGACCCGTATCAATGATTTCATAGTTGATATTTCAGTGTCAGGACGTACCGAAGTTGAAAAAAATGGTGAGCTTGTTTTGAGTATTGTAAATCCTGAAAAGTATCGCCAAGAACTTTTAGCTGCAATTGCCAAAGATGTAAATTCAACCATTGAAATATTTGGTGATAATTATAAAGCAGACATTGATGGTTTAAGCCAATCATTAATGTGGGAGCGAGCTTCTGTATCTGAATTACGTCTTTATCTGGAATATGATTTTACTCTGATTGCTAAGTAGATAGATATCTATATAGCAATAACTGTAGGGTGCGTCGTGACGCACCGCTTGTTTCTAAAGTCACTGGATCCCGTGGTGAGCGACCGAGGGAAGTACCTTTAGGTACCACGGGATGACAATACTGGTAGTTTGACTACCACCTCTTTGCTCTTCTCTAAACTTCCTTCTATACTAAACTCCTGTGTCTAACTGCAGGAGTTCTTTATGTTTCACACCTCTTTGAAGTTTCTATTATCTTCTCTTTTCCTTTCAGGGCTTTTAGTCGTTTCCGCTGAGGCTGCTGATAATTCGTCTCCATCGGCTCAGTTACCTTCTTTGCTTGAAGTTAAGTCTTACGAGGTAGAGTGGGGCGGGCGTCCTCGTGATCCTGCGGTGGCTCCTGATGGGATGGTGTGGTTCTGTGGTCAGGCGGATAATTATATTGCGCGTTTAGATCCTGAGTCGGGTGAGATGACGAAGTTTGCGGTACCTGAGGGGAGTCATCCGCATAATTTAATTGTCGATAGTGATGGTTTTGTTTGGTACGCGGGAAACCGTAATAGGCATATTGGTCGTATTGATCCTGACACTGGTGATATTAAACAATACCCAATGCCGGAGGCTGTTAAGGATCCGCATACATTGGTATTTGATGCTGATGAAAACATCTGGTTTACCGCGCAGCATTCGAATGTGGTGGGGCATCTTGATGTAGACACTGGTGATGTTCGTTATGTCAGCATGACGCAGAAGCGTTCGCGTCCCTATGGCATTAAAACTGATGCTAAAGATAATGTCTGGTCTGTACTGCTTGGTACAAACAAACTGGCTTTTGTTGACAAGGAAAATTTAGAACTAACTGAAATTAAAATTCCTCGAGATAATGCACGTCCTCGTCGTTTAGAAATCACCGAAGATGGCAATATCTGGTACGTGGATTATATGGGCGGTTTTTTAGGCCGTTATAATCCAGAAAATAAAAAGTTTGAAGAGTGGTTGTTACCCGCAGGCGAGGGCAGTCGTCCTTACGGCACCGCTTTGGATGATGACGGAGTGATCTGGATTGCTCAGACTGGACCTTATCCGAATGAAATGGTGGGCTTTGATACCACTGCTGAAAAATTTATCAGCAGCACCGTGATTAAAGAAGGTGGTTCTATTCGTCACATGTATTATGACGCGAATGAAGATGCTTTCTGGTTTGGTATTGATACCGGATTTATTGCCAGGGGTGAGATGAAGGGTAAGGGAAAAGGAAGTAAGAAATAAAGTTAACTTTTTAAATTAATATTCAAAGAGCAAGAGCAGATCCTGAATCTAGTTCAGGATGACAAGACTTAAGAGTAGATTCCCTAAAGGGATTCCTTTCAGTCGCTATTCAGGCAGGCAATTCTCCAAGAATTGCTTGTGACTAAAAGGAATGCCTTTGGTACATTTCCTACCTCTGGCTGACAGGACGTCAGGAATGCAGGTTTTGCAGGAGCAAAAACCAGCCCTGTGGGTCAGATGACAAGATTTAAGAGCAGATTCCCTAAAGGGTTACGCCACCGTCACTCCCTATCGTGCAATACGTTCGCTCAAGACTTTCTCTCTGATGCAAATATGCATTTCTAAATCGTTTGTTTATTGTTTGGAATTATAGGACTATGATTTTCTGGTTGTTTGTTCAGCCAGTGTTGTTAGGAAAAATCGTAATGGAACTGCTATCAAGGAACTTAAAATATTTATAAGGACTTTCTGAGTATGACCATTCGAACAAAAACTAATTAATCATATAGCACAAAGGGGAAATCCAATGATTCTTATATATAGACTATTGGCGGTTTGGCTTTTCAGTACTTTTTTATTTGCATGTCAGCAAGAAGACTCATCACAGCCAAAGGGCACACCTGAAGAAGTTTCTGAAAAAGTTGAGGTGGTTGCTGAGGAGACTCTTGTTGAGATAGTCGACTGGAACTCTGACAGTTATGTACCATTTCCAGAAGGCTATGGCTACATGGAAAATCTTGAAGTCTTGCAGCAAGCGACGGATAAAGGTGACAGAAAAATTATTCGTGAGCATGCCTGGAGTTTATGGGCGGGCATTATGCAACCAGACGAAAGCCTGGGCTGGCCATTATGGTTCAGTTGGCCGAACACCAAGGGTGCTTTCGAAACATCAGGCCCGGGTCCAATTGGGACGGAACAGGAGAAACCTAAGCCTCAAGCTAAGAGAGCCCATTCAACAATCGTACAAAAGAACTTAGAAAATGCACCAGACGTCGATACCCCTGCGCCTATCTATGAGCTGCCTTCTGAAGTTGTAACGAGCTATCCAAAAGGTATTTGCAAAGATAAGCATGGTAATGATATTGCTTGCGATGGTAAGAATTTTGTTTCTAACGGCGATATTATGATTGCGACTGAGTCTCTAAGTCAGGCAGCCATGAATGATATTCGCGGACGTAAACTCTATTTACAGTCGACTTTAAATGATGAGCACGCTAAAGGCACCCACATGCTGGATCTGGATCAAAAGTGGATTGTTACTAAGCACATGTATTGGCCGGTTAAAGCGAAAGGAATTACTGGGATTCCGGTTTGGAAAAACAACTTTGAGCCAAGCTTCACCGGTTATGCGGGTTATGAAGTGTGGGACACATTAGTTGCCATTGACCCATCTGGATTGCAGGTAGGACAGATCGCCAATGCGGAGTTCTTATATGGTGTTAAAGACCATGAAGGCAATACGATGGATACCGTAAAAGCTAAAGCCAAAGTGTATGCCCTTGATGATTTTTACTTCCATAAAATTACTGACGAAGATTGGAAGCGTTTTGACGAAGCTGATAAAGCGATTCTTGATGCTGCCA includes these proteins:
- a CDS encoding DUF3592 domain-containing protein, whose amino-acid sequence is MSIEELAAVFGIGIFLLVSVFALRLMANFLKKPAKAFKEYADESLNNYKHWQRTTGFIQSTEVKTEHSPSNTISITSYKPHIEYTYEIDGKSYHGQQLALVLINQSTHKEAEEFLQQYQVGKPVIIYYDPDAPHASSIFIKLSIPLNKQKRGPLYFDGVLKDK
- the acnD gene encoding Fe/S-dependent 2-methylisocitrate dehydratase AcnD, producing MNTNYRKKLEGTNLDYFDTREAVEAILPGAYDKLPYTSKVLAENLVRRCDPESLTDSLKQIIERKRDLDFPWFPARVVCHDILGQTAFVDLAGLRDAIAEKGGDPSKVNPVVPTQLIVDHSLAVEHAGYEKDAFEKNRAIEERRNEDRFHFINWCKTAFENVNVVPPGNGIMHQINLERMSPVIESRNGVAFPDTLVGTDSHTPMVDALGVIAVGVGGLEAESVMLGRASYMRLPDIIGVELTGKPQPGITSTDIVLAITEFLRNERVVSSYLEFFGEGASHLTLGDRATISNMTPEFGATAAMFYIDQQTIDYLTLTGRDDENVKLVETYAKQTGLWADGLTGAEYERVLTFDLSSVGRNIAGPSNPHARVSTADLASKGIAKHIETEEGKMPDGACIIAAITSCTNTSNPRNMIAAGLIARNANKLGLTRKPWVKTSLAPGSKAVTMYLEESKLLPELENLGFGVVGYACTSCNGMSGALDPKIKQEIEERDLYSTAVLSGNRNFDGRIHPHADQAFLASPPLVVAYAIAGTIRFDIEKDVLGTDKDGNPVTLKDIWPTDEEIDSVIAASVKPQQFRDVYEPMFNVKVDMGETTNPLYDWREMSTYIRRPPYWEGALAGERTMKDMRALAVLGDNITTDHLSPSNAIQKSSAAGAYLDKMGVPEEDYNSYATHRGDHLTAQRATFANPKLLNEMVRNEDGSIKQGSLARLEPEGTEMRMWETIETYMERKQPLIIVAGADYGQGSSRDWAAKGVRLAGVEVIAAEGFERIHRTNLIGMGVLPLQFEQGTTRKTLNIDGTETFDVKGDIAPGATMTLVIKRKTGETVEVPMLCRLDTAEEVSIYEAGGVLQRFAQDFLSGNA
- a CDS encoding Vgb family protein, producing the protein MFHTSLKFLLSSLFLSGLLVVSAEAADNSSPSAQLPSLLEVKSYEVEWGGRPRDPAVAPDGMVWFCGQADNYIARLDPESGEMTKFAVPEGSHPHNLIVDSDGFVWYAGNRNRHIGRIDPDTGDIKQYPMPEAVKDPHTLVFDADENIWFTAQHSNVVGHLDVDTGDVRYVSMTQKRSRPYGIKTDAKDNVWSVLLGTNKLAFVDKENLELTEIKIPRDNARPRRLEITEDGNIWYVDYMGGFLGRYNPENKKFEEWLLPAGEGSRPYGTALDDDGVIWIAQTGPYPNEMVGFDTTAEKFISSTVIKEGGSIRHMYYDANEDAFWFGIDTGFIARGEMKGKGKGSKK
- the prpF gene encoding 2-methylaconitate cis-trans isomerase PrpF; its protein translation is MPNKFPPQIKIPAIYMRGGTSKGVFFNLIDLPEAAQVPGEARDKLLLRVVGSPDPYGKHTDGMGGATSSTSKTVILSKSTKADHDVDYLFGQVSIDKPFVDWSGNCGNLTAAVGSFAISSGLVDSSRIPDNGVAVVRIWQANIEKTIVAHVPITNGEVQETGDFELDGVTFPAAEVKVEFMDPADGEGSMFPTGNLVDDLEVPGIGTLKATMINAGIPTIFLNANEVNYNGTELQEAINNDGKALLMFELIRAHGAVKMGLIKDIEEAANRQHTPKVAFVAPPADYVSSSGKQIKASNIDLNVRALSMGKLHHAMMGTAAVAIATAATIPGTLVNLAAGGGDRQGVIFGHPSGTLKVGAETQKQGNDWLAKKVIMSRSARVLMEGWVKVPGDCF